One stretch of Ktedonobacteraceae bacterium DNA includes these proteins:
- a CDS encoding acyl-CoA dehydrogenase family protein has protein sequence MSISDTTVTDELQELIRRSEELRKVFAQTSAQVDAEGEDPGENLRQIAEAGIYRIHIPQAYGGLSNGTFPFGFGAVAETITQLSAGEGSTGMIYTVQTVVLRELFASHADLPESTLRQLAHEVLEEDARFVASNAETGTSGRVIARKVPGGIVVNGTKTFNTGSGGARYASVGLILEGVEGMHHALVPLNAPGVKLHHDWDNMGQRATVSQSITYEDVFVPDGWHYHRADLDPLLIPAVFLLHGALELGIGMGGFDAMLDYVRTVNRTILPGVRGAAEDPLMRLHVGEFSTKLAAAHALQREVAHLVETFEAGQDISGLLAHAMRSKVASVDAALTTTGGMHELTGARSTSNTYRLDRFWRNARTFSVHDATDLKLLMVGTYELTGTIPALNPYQVRI, from the coding sequence ATGTCGATCAGCGACACGACTGTGACCGATGAACTCCAGGAGTTGATTCGCCGCTCGGAGGAGCTGCGGAAAGTCTTTGCTCAGACCTCGGCCCAGGTTGATGCAGAGGGAGAAGATCCTGGCGAAAACCTGCGCCAGATCGCAGAAGCAGGAATATACCGCATCCATATTCCCCAGGCATATGGTGGCCTGAGCAACGGCACGTTCCCATTTGGCTTCGGAGCGGTCGCGGAAACAATCACCCAGCTCTCTGCCGGGGAAGGCAGCACCGGTATGATCTATACCGTGCAAACGGTGGTTCTGCGGGAACTCTTCGCTTCTCATGCGGACCTCCCTGAGTCGACGCTCAGGCAACTCGCTCACGAAGTTTTAGAAGAGGACGCCCGCTTCGTTGCCTCAAATGCCGAGACCGGAACCAGCGGTCGGGTCATAGCTCGCAAAGTTCCCGGTGGGATTGTAGTCAACGGCACCAAAACGTTCAACACCGGCAGTGGGGGAGCGCGCTATGCCAGTGTTGGACTGATCCTGGAAGGAGTAGAGGGGATGCATCACGCCCTCGTCCCTCTCAATGCCCCCGGCGTCAAGCTGCATCATGATTGGGATAATATGGGCCAGCGTGCGACCGTCAGCCAGAGCATCACGTATGAGGATGTGTTTGTGCCTGATGGCTGGCATTACCACCGGGCTGACCTCGACCCACTGCTAATCCCGGCTGTCTTTCTCCTGCATGGAGCGCTGGAACTGGGCATTGGCATGGGAGGCTTTGACGCCATGCTCGATTACGTGCGCACGGTCAATCGCACCATTCTTCCAGGCGTGAGGGGGGCTGCCGAAGACCCGCTCATGCGACTGCATGTGGGTGAATTCTCGACGAAGCTGGCTGCGGCCCATGCCCTCCAACGCGAAGTGGCTCACCTGGTCGAAACGTTTGAAGCGGGCCAGGACATCAGCGGACTGCTGGCTCATGCGATGCGTTCCAAGGTCGCAAGTGTGGATGCTGCGCTCACGACGACTGGCGGCATGCATGAACTCACTGGTGCTCGCAGTACCTCCAATACCTACCGGCTTGATCGCTTCTGGCGCAATGCGCGCACCTTCTCAGTACATGACGCGACCGACCTCAAGCTGCTCATGGTGGGTACGTATGAGTTGACCGGGACGATTCCTGCGCTCAATCCCTATCAGGTGCGCATCTGA